Proteins encoded within one genomic window of Carassius carassius chromosome 22, fCarCar2.1, whole genome shotgun sequence:
- the pus7l gene encoding pseudouridylate synthase PUS7L, protein MERPSLSCFISDHEGFHGTIKKSPQDFVVIEIDINGQLVNSSNVQEELRTSPSQSSQASKRDDKLKQSKPDDTDILNQDCFDLNIILGPAVNKELEHFTNKVRVRAGEQEKVELLLGSYPDKHLRAVVHRAVRYNFPFLQTVTNQSEIRVREDPDFKELASLASEGEAEEFFRFIDAKLPGSVFTFLPDDSKEHRTSVHHFVSRRFGKLVETKSFTDQQKTSITVRLRERSKQLKKRAADSQEELILYTAFTLRKENLETLEAISYMAAVLGVLPSDFTYAGIKDKRAITYQAMVVKKISPERLLDKVSEFERRGIQISRVRPVSEPLKLGRLQGNHFDLVIRDLKPHDKHGLTGLQQLVKEAVENVKNRGFVNYYGPQRFGSGSCVQADQVGLELLKEKMEASVKLFFTPEEGEDLQNKAKRHFLLTGNAKESLALMPAYKARERLMLRALHRYGSGQEGCIRGWLSLPHSMRVFYLHSYCSRVWNEAANYRLQKLGFKPVQGDLVRAGSEKGLKDTTEELHTPQVHVVTSEEEKDEVFSLDQVILPMPGNSVKYPENFLGQWYQDRLAQDGLGQCRFRVTPLKLNVPGCYRPLLAKPQNITYSLRTTEEQQGQSDETCTASLSLTFDLDASCYATVCLGEIMKSNLSQ, encoded by the exons ATGGAGAGGCCCAGTCTCTCCTGCTTTATATCAGACCATGAAGGTTTCCATGGGACCATTAAAAAGTCACCCCAAGACTTTGTGGTTATTGAGATAGACATCAATGGACAACTTGTTAACAGTTCTAATGTTCAAGAAGAACTTCGGACAAGTCCTTCTCAATCAAGCCAGGCTAGCAAAAGGGATGATAAATTAAAGCAGTCTAAACCAGATGACACTGACATTTTAAATCAGGATTGCTTTGATCTGAATATAATCTTGGGTCCAGCTGTGAACAAAGAGTTGGAACATTTCACTAACAAAGTAAGAGTAAGAGCTGGAGAGCAAGAAAAGGTGGAACTGTTATTGGGTTCTTATCCTGATAAACACCTGAGAGCTGTTGTCCATAGAGCAGTACGATACAACTTCCCCTTCCTCCAGACGGTGACCAACCAATCAGAAATTCGGGTCAGAGAGGACCCAGACTTCAAGGAGCTTGCAAGCTTAGCCTCTGAGGGAGAAGCTGAGGAGTTCTTCAGGTTCATCGATGCCAAATTACCTGGTTCTGTGTTCACTTTCCTGCCAGATGATAGCAAGGAGCACAGAACTTCAGTTCACCATTTTGTTAGCAGGCGGTTTGGAAAGCTTGTGGAAACCAAGAGCTTCACAGACCAGCAGAAGACTTCTATCACAGTGAGACTAAGAGAGAGAAGCAAACAACTCAAAAAGAGAGCAGCGGATTCTCAAGAGGAGTTGATATTATACACCG CTTTCACACTGAGAAAGGAGAACTTGGAGACTTTGGAGGCCATCAGCTATATGGCTGCTGTACTCGGAGTGCTTCCGTCTGATTTTACCTACGCAGGAATCAAAGACAAGCGCGCCATCACCTACCAGGCCATGGTGGTGAAAAAGATCTCTCCAGAGCG GTTGCTGGACAAAGTCTCAGAGTTTGAGCGGAGGGGAATACAGATCTCTCGCGTCCGTCCTGTGTCTGAACCCCTTAAACTCGGCAGACTACAGGGTAATCACTTTGATCTTGTCATCAGAGACCTGAAGCCTCATGATAAACATGGACTTACAGGACTGCAGCAGCTTGTAAAAGAGGCAGTGGAAAATGTGAAG aacagaggctttgtaaattattatggTCCCCAACGGTTTGGAAGTGGATCATGTGTCCAAGCAGACCAAGTAGGACTTGAGCTCTTGAAGGAGAAAATG GAGGCTTCTGTTAAGCTGTTCTTCACTCCAGAGGAGGGTGAAGATCTCCAGAACAAGGCAAAACGTCATTTTCTTCTCACTG GGAATGCCAAGGAGAGTTTGGCTCTAATGCCAGCTTACAAAGCCAGAGAGCGGCTTATGCTCCGTGCGCTTCACAGGTACGGCAGCGGACAGGAGGGTTGCATACGTGGCTGGCTCAGTTTACCCCACAGCATGAGGGTCTTCTACCTCCACTCTTACTGTAGCAGAGTGTGGAATGAAGCCGCCAACTACCGGCTCCAGAAACTGGGCTTTAAGCCTGTTCAGGGAGATCTGGTTAGGGCTGGATCTGAAAAGGGACTCAAAGACACCACAGAGGAACTGCACACTCCACAA GTCCATGTTGTAACCTCTGAGGAGGAGAAGGATGAAGTTTTTTCACTAGACCAG GTAATTCTTCCGATGCCAGGAAATAGTGTCAAATACCCTGAAAACTTTCTGGGCCAGTGGTATCAAGACCGACTGGCTCAGGATGGCTTGGGGCAATGCCGTTTTAGAGTGACTCCCCTTAAACTCAATGTCCCGGGATGTTATCGCCCCCTTCTCGCAAAGCCACAGAATATTACCTACAGCCTGCGGACCACAGAGGAGCAGCAGGGTCAGTCAGACGAGACTTGCACAGCCAGTCTATCACTAACCTTTGATCTGGATGCATCCTGCTACGCTACTGTGTGTCTCGGAGAGATAATGAAGAGCAATCTTTCACAGTGA
- the twf1b gene encoding twinfilin-1b, with amino-acid sequence MSHQTGIQATGEVKEIFAKARNGEYRLIKVVIENEKLVLGGSKRAVKKWDQEWDSYVLPLVEDDMPSYLLYRLDTTNNQGYEWIFLAWSPDHSPVRQKMLYAATRATLKKEFGGGHIKEEIFGTVKDDVSLNGYKKYLSSQAAPLPLTAAEEELRQIKLSELQTDIHVDTKQQTLQGVAFPMQRDAIQALEQFREKRINYVQLEIDFPKESIKLSSTSPTEVKDLPKRIPNDAARYHFFLYKHSHEGDYLESTVFIYSMPGYKCSIKERMLYSSCKNPLVDTVEKNLGIEIAKKLEIDNGEELTSDFLYEEVHPKQHAHKQAFAKPKGPTGKKGGRRITRAPGDDGDDD; translated from the exons ATGTCTCATCAAACCGGCATCCAAG CTACCGGGGAAGTCAAAGAAATCTTTGCAAAGGCTCGGAATGGTGAATATCGGCTCATCAAAGTAGTGATTGAAAATG AGAAGTTAGTTCTTGGCGGAAGTAAACGTGCTGTCAAGAAATGGGACCAGGAATGGGACAGCTATGTTCTTCCTCTCGTGGAGGACGATATGCCCTCGTACCTTCTCTACAGGTTGGATACCACCAACAACCAGGGTTATGAGTGGATTTTCCTGGCCTGGTCTCCGGATCACTCTCCA GTTCGACAAAAAATGTTGTATGCTGCTACGAGGGCCACGCTAAAGAAAGAGTTTGGCGGTGGCCACATTAAAGAGGAGATTTTTGGCACAGTGAAG GACGATGTTTCTCTAAATGGCTATAAAAAGTACCTCAGCTCCCAGGCGGCGCCTCTGCCTTTGACTGCAGCAGAGGAGGAACTGAGGCAAATCAAACTCAGTGAG TTGCAGACAGACATCCATGTTGACACAAAGCAGCAGACTCTTCAGGGAGTGGCGTTCCCTATGCAGAGAGACGCTATTCAGGCTCTGGAGCAGTTTAGGGAGAAAAGGATTAACTACGTTCAACTG GAAATAGATTTTCCTAAAGAATCCATCAAGTTGTCCAGCACGTCTCCCACAGAGGTGAAAGATTTACCTAAAAGGATCCCAAATGATGCAGCTAGGTATCACTTTTTCCTCTACAAACATTCTCATGAAGGAGACTACCTTGAGTCCACAG tgttcATCTACTCTATGCCTGGTTATAAATGCAGCATCAAAGAGAGAATGCTTTATTCAAGCTGCAAGAACCCTCTCGTAGACACAGTGGAGAAAAACTTAGGCATTGAAATTGCTAAAaag CTGGAAATTGACAATGGTGAAGAACTAACCAGTGACTTCCTGTACGAAGAGGTTCACCCCAAGCAGCATGCACACAAGCAAGCTTTTGCCAAACCCAAGGGGCCAACTGGGAAAAAGGGGGGCCGCAGAATCACACGGGCACCAGGGGACGACGGTGATGATGATTAA